The following proteins are encoded in a genomic region of Pseudomonadota bacterium:
- a CDS encoding calcium/sodium antiporter, whose product MSLLALIGGLLMLVAGGEALVSGASKFALKHGMKPMVVGLTIVAFGTSMPELFVSLAASFQNHVDIMIGNVVGSNIANIGLVLALSALIRPPEVEFPSVGKDLGLVVAVSALVTAVAVFGFFHRGLGLLLVAGLVWYTVSSCRNSRDQPQDPDLSEERAERESNLKIIGLQGFGLLLLAYGSDLFIEGAVKISAWFGVPELVVGLTVAAVGTSLPELASSLSAIRRKESDILVGNIVGSNLFNLMMVLGGTAALKPFPMAGELLARDLPTMLGYALALLLVIYFRHRIGRLPAGIMLGGYGLYIWGLV is encoded by the coding sequence ATGAGCCTGCTGGCCCTTATCGGCGGCCTGCTGATGCTGGTTGCCGGGGGTGAGGCGCTGGTTTCCGGGGCGTCGAAGTTCGCCCTGAAGCATGGAATGAAGCCGATGGTGGTGGGCTTGACCATCGTGGCCTTCGGGACCTCGATGCCGGAACTTTTCGTCAGTCTGGCCGCCTCCTTTCAGAATCATGTCGATATCATGATCGGCAATGTGGTCGGCAGCAACATCGCCAATATCGGGCTGGTTCTGGCCCTGTCGGCTCTGATCCGGCCTCCGGAGGTGGAGTTTCCCAGTGTCGGCAAGGATCTCGGCCTGGTCGTGGCGGTCAGCGCTCTGGTCACAGCCGTTGCCGTTTTCGGTTTTTTTCACCGTGGTCTGGGGCTGCTGCTGGTTGCCGGACTTGTCTGGTACACGGTTTCTTCATGTCGGAACAGCAGGGACCAACCGCAAGACCCCGATCTTTCAGAAGAGCGTGCCGAACGGGAGTCGAATCTGAAAATTATCGGCTTGCAGGGTTTCGGCCTGCTGCTGCTCGCTTATGGCTCGGACCTCTTTATCGAAGGGGCGGTTAAAATCTCCGCCTGGTTCGGCGTCCCGGAACTGGTCGTAGGACTCACGGTGGCGGCAGTGGGCACCTCCCTGCCGGAACTGGCATCCTCTCTTTCCGCAATCCGCCGCAAAGAGAGCGATATCCTGGTCGGCAATATTGTCGGCAGCAACCTGTTCAACCTGATGATGGTGCTCGGGGGCACCGCCGCCCTCAAGCCCTTTCCGATGGCCGGAGAACTGTTGGCGAGGGATTTGCCGACCATGCTTGGGTATGCCCTGGCGCTGCTGCTGGTGATCTATTTCCGCCACCGGATCGGGCGGCTGCCGGCAGGGATCATGCTTGGCGGGTATGGCTTGTATATCTGGGGGCTGGTTTGA
- the lsrF gene encoding 3-hydroxy-5-phosphonooxypentane-2,4-dione thiolase, with product MPEADKEGKDYCLDVPAENSGFFLKGSNNLDWGMKNRLARIFNPKSGRTVMLAIDHGYFQGPTTGLERVDVKIMPFAEHADTLMLTRGILRSNVSPTYSKPVVIRASGGPSILRELSNEEIAMSMEDAIRLNAAALAIQVFIGGEFETRSVHNMTRLVDKGLRYGIPILAVTAVGKEMVRDARYFRLACRMCAELGAQYVKTYYVPEDFETVTASCPVPIVMAGGKKIPELDALTMAYNAVQQGASGVDMGRNIFQSETPIAMLQAVKAVVHENLPPKQAFEMFNDLKNEGRG from the coding sequence ATGCCAGAAGCAGATAAGGAAGGAAAAGACTATTGCCTTGATGTGCCCGCTGAAAACAGCGGCTTTTTTCTCAAGGGTTCAAATAACCTGGATTGGGGGATGAAGAACCGTCTGGCGCGGATCTTCAATCCAAAATCCGGCAGAACGGTGATGCTCGCCATCGACCATGGGTATTTCCAGGGGCCGACCACCGGTCTGGAAAGAGTCGACGTGAAAATCATGCCCTTCGCCGAGCACGCCGACACCCTGATGCTGACCCGCGGTATTCTGCGGAGCAATGTTTCACCGACCTACTCCAAACCGGTGGTGATCCGGGCGAGCGGCGGCCCGAGTATTCTCAGGGAACTCTCCAATGAAGAGATCGCCATGAGCATGGAGGACGCCATCCGCCTGAACGCGGCAGCCCTCGCCATCCAGGTGTTTATCGGCGGTGAATTTGAAACCAGATCAGTACACAACATGACCCGCCTGGTCGATAAAGGCCTTCGCTACGGCATCCCGATCCTCGCCGTTACCGCCGTCGGCAAGGAGATGGTCCGTGACGCCCGATATTTCCGCCTCGCCTGCCGGATGTGCGCGGAACTGGGCGCCCAGTATGTCAAAACCTATTATGTGCCGGAAGATTTCGAAACGGTCACCGCCAGCTGCCCGGTGCCCATCGTGATGGCAGGAGGGAAAAAAATCCCCGAGCTTGATGCCTTGACCATGGCCTACAATGCCGTCCAGCAGGGAGCCTCGGGCGTCGACATGGGCCGCAATATCTTCCAGTCTGAAACCCCGATTGCAATGCTCCAGGCAGTGAAGGCGGTTGTTCATGAGAACCTGCCACCCAAACAGGCCTTTGAAATGTTCAATGATCTGAAAAACGAAGGCAGGGGGTGA
- a CDS encoding zinc-dependent dehydrogenase has translation MRAAMYYNNRDIRLEEVPTPAAGPGELLVKIESSGICGSDVMEWYRIHKAPLILGHEIAGEVVAAGEGVTSFQPGDRVAATHHVPCNTCHFCLTGHETVCDTLLSGTHFDPGGFCEYVRLPAINVDRGTWKIPDSLSYDSATFVEPLACILRGQRTARLKQGSSVLVLGSGLAGLMHLALAKASGAGFIGATDMNDFRLQAAQRFGASLAIKADQDVASLFRKHNKGLGADLVIVCTSATPAFEQAFRSVERGGTILFFAPTMDGVTLPLSINNMFWRRDITFTTTYAGSPADCVTALDLIANARIPVEEMITHRFGLADAGEGFRLTAEGADSLKVIIRPQE, from the coding sequence ATGCGCGCTGCCATGTACTACAACAACCGGGACATCCGCCTGGAAGAGGTCCCCACCCCTGCGGCCGGACCAGGAGAACTGCTGGTGAAAATCGAATCCAGCGGCATCTGCGGCAGTGACGTGATGGAGTGGTACCGGATTCACAAGGCACCGCTGATCCTCGGCCACGAGATCGCGGGAGAAGTCGTGGCCGCCGGGGAAGGGGTGACCTCTTTCCAGCCCGGTGACCGGGTTGCCGCCACCCATCATGTACCGTGCAACACCTGTCATTTCTGTCTGACCGGTCACGAAACCGTCTGCGACACCCTGCTGTCCGGCACCCATTTCGATCCGGGCGGCTTCTGCGAATATGTCCGGCTCCCGGCCATCAATGTCGATCGCGGCACCTGGAAGATTCCTGATTCGCTCTCTTACGACAGCGCAACCTTTGTCGAGCCTCTGGCCTGTATCCTGCGCGGCCAGCGGACTGCCCGGCTGAAACAGGGCAGCTCGGTGCTGGTCCTTGGCAGCGGCCTCGCGGGGCTCATGCATCTTGCCCTGGCAAAGGCGAGCGGCGCAGGCTTTATCGGCGCCACCGACATGAACGATTTCCGTTTGCAGGCGGCGCAGCGTTTCGGGGCAAGCCTGGCCATAAAAGCGGACCAGGACGTGGCCTCGCTTTTCAGGAAACACAACAAGGGACTCGGCGCCGATCTGGTGATCGTCTGCACTTCGGCAACTCCCGCTTTTGAGCAGGCCTTCCGGAGTGTTGAAAGGGGCGGCACCATCCTCTTTTTCGCCCCGACCATGGATGGCGTCACCCTGCCGCTGTCGATCAACAACATGTTCTGGCGAAGGGATATCACCTTCACCACCACCTATGCCGGAAGCCCGGCCGATTGCGTGACCGCCCTTGACCTGATCGCCAACGCCCGGATTCCGGTGGAAGAGATGATCACCCACCGATTCGGCCTGGCCGATGCCGGAGAAGGGTTCAGACTGACCGCCGAAGGGGCGGATTCATTAAAAGTAATCATCCGACCACAGGAATAA